In one Ischnura elegans unplaced genomic scaffold, ioIscEleg1.1, whole genome shotgun sequence genomic region, the following are encoded:
- the LOC124173450 gene encoding putative nuclease HARBI1 isoform X1 — MEIMDIVCRWQGSAHDARIFHNSRLKLKFETNEVKGILLGDSGYPLLPYLFTPVLRPESASERRYNISHIRTRCTVEHTFGVWKRRFPCLSMKLRVKLFTAQKVILACAVLHNVAMQNHDPMPDRMPAMPRLEVPVQRLQPVHGRPNAIPAAFIERHFGDEVIIFEKINMIWK; from the exons ATGGAAATAATGGATATAGTTTGCAGATGGCAAGGTTCAGCTCATGATGCTAGAATTTTCCACAATAGTCGCCTTAAGCTGAAATTTGAGACCAATGAGGTGAAGGGCATCCTTCTTGGAGATAGTGGGTATCCTCTATTGCCATATCTTTTCACACCAGTTTTAAGACCAGAGTCTGCTTCTGAGAGGAG GTACAACATCTCCCACATTAGGACAAGGTGCACCGTGGAGCATACATTTGGGGTGTGGAAACGTAGATTTCCATGCCTCAGTATGAAGCTCCGCGTGAAGTTATTTACTGCACAGAAGGTCATTTTGGCTTGTGCAGTTCTTCACAATGTGGCTATGCAGAATCATGATCCTATGCCTGATCGTATGCCAGCTATGCCCAGGTTGGAAGTCCCTGTACAAAGACTCCAACCTGTTCACGGTCGCCCAAATGCCATCCCGGCGGCATTCATAGAGAGGCATTTTGGTGATGAggtaattatatttgaaaaaattaatatgatatggAAATAA
- the LOC124173450 gene encoding putative nuclease HARBI1 isoform X2, which translates to MEIMDIVCRWQGSAHDARIFHNSRLKLKFETNEVKGILLGDSGYPLLPYLFTPVLRPESASERRYNISHIRTRCTVEHTFGVWKRRFPCLSMKLRVKLFTAQKVILACAVLHNVAMQNHDPMPDRMPAMPRLEVPVQRLQPVHGRPNAIPAAFIERHFGDEVNVLEH; encoded by the exons ATGGAAATAATGGATATAGTTTGCAGATGGCAAGGTTCAGCTCATGATGCTAGAATTTTCCACAATAGTCGCCTTAAGCTGAAATTTGAGACCAATGAGGTGAAGGGCATCCTTCTTGGAGATAGTGGGTATCCTCTATTGCCATATCTTTTCACACCAGTTTTAAGACCAGAGTCTGCTTCTGAGAGGAG GTACAACATCTCCCACATTAGGACAAGGTGCACCGTGGAGCATACATTTGGGGTGTGGAAACGTAGATTTCCATGCCTCAGTATGAAGCTCCGCGTGAAGTTATTTACTGCACAGAAGGTCATTTTGGCTTGTGCAGTTCTTCACAATGTGGCTATGCAGAATCATGATCCTATGCCTGATCGTATGCCAGCTATGCCCAGGTTGGAAGTCCCTGTACAAAGACTCCAACCTGTTCACGGTCGCCCAAATGCCATCCCGGCGGCATTCATAGAGAGGCATTTTGGTGATGAg GTCAATGTTCTAGAACATTAG